The following coding sequences lie in one Gallaecimonas pentaromativorans genomic window:
- the rpsT gene encoding 30S ribosomal protein S20 has product MANIKSAKKRAIQAEKRRQHNASRRSMLRTFVKKVRTAIATGDKAVAQEAFTTAQPIIDRMATKGLIHKNAAARHKARLNAQINAL; this is encoded by the coding sequence TTGGCTAACATCAAGTCTGCGAAGAAGCGCGCGATCCAGGCTGAGAAGCGTCGTCAGCACAACGCCAGCCGCCGTTCCATGCTGCGCACCTTCGTTAAGAAAGTACGTACCGCTATCGCTACCGGCGACAAAGCTGTTGCTCAAGAAGCTTTCACTACTGCCCAGCCGATCATCGATCGCATGGCAACCAAAGGCCTGATCCACAAAAACGCTGCGGCTCGCCACAAGGCTCGCCTGAACGCGCAGATCAACGCCCTGTAA
- a CDS encoding ArsR/SmtB family transcription factor: MTYCSESLVEEATPAVTLLKAMANERRLCILKNLQEGELSVGELNDRLNLSQSALSQHLAWLRRDGLVRTRKEAQTVFYSLQSDEAERVIELLDRLFSH; the protein is encoded by the coding sequence ATGACGTATTGCAGTGAGAGCTTGGTTGAAGAGGCGACCCCTGCCGTTACCCTGCTGAAAGCCATGGCCAACGAGAGGCGCTTGTGCATTCTCAAAAACCTTCAAGAAGGGGAGTTATCTGTGGGGGAGCTGAACGACCGGCTCAACCTCAGCCAATCTGCTCTTTCTCAACATCTGGCATGGTTACGCCGGGATGGACTGGTTCGGACGCGCAAGGAAGCTCAGACCGTTTTCTATTCGTTGCAAAGCGATGAGGCGGAAAGGGTCATCGAACTGTTGGACAGGCTGTTCAGTCACTAA
- a CDS encoding M20/M25/M40 family metallo-hydrolase, with translation MRKLLVSLLFASLPAAAAVSEPDIQTAEKLRDQALASHQAYDLVKSLVVEVGPRLAGSENNKKAEAWAVAKLKSLGFDKVYTEALTIPTWARGTIHAEISAPYRQHLVLTALGGSVGTDAKGIDAEVVRFADIDALKAADRNAVAGKIVFIDKPMARVQNGFQYGTTVAGRAMGAIEAAKLGAKAVLIRSVGTGLSRFPHTGMMRYQDDVTKIPAAALAVPDANLVAAMLQAGKPVKLHLTMTAEPGPQTTVHNVIAEVTGSEKPDEIVLIAGHLDSWDEGQGAIDDGAGIAIAAAAGKLIKDLPKRPKRTIRVVFFAAEETGLWGGKAYVEQHKGKDLAKHVLAGESDFGADRVYRIDTRLGPEGEALRSALNKVLSPIGVDMGDNQAGGGSEVSLLPYQGVPVVSLRQDGTYYFDYHHTADDTLNKIDPAQLAQNVAAWVATVYLAAQNDSPLRPIPEGNFGE, from the coding sequence ATGCGTAAGTTGCTTGTTTCTTTGCTTTTCGCCAGCTTGCCGGCGGCTGCCGCCGTCTCAGAGCCGGATATCCAGACCGCAGAAAAACTGAGGGACCAAGCACTGGCCAGTCATCAGGCTTACGACTTGGTCAAATCCCTGGTGGTGGAAGTGGGCCCGCGCCTGGCTGGCTCCGAGAACAACAAGAAGGCCGAAGCCTGGGCCGTGGCCAAGCTCAAAAGCCTGGGCTTTGACAAGGTTTACACCGAAGCCCTGACCATCCCCACCTGGGCCCGCGGCACCATCCACGCCGAGATAAGCGCCCCTTACCGCCAGCACCTGGTGCTGACCGCCCTTGGCGGCTCTGTGGGTACCGATGCCAAAGGCATTGATGCCGAGGTGGTGCGCTTTGCCGATATCGATGCCCTCAAGGCGGCAGACCGCAACGCCGTTGCCGGCAAAATTGTCTTTATCGACAAACCCATGGCCCGGGTGCAAAACGGCTTTCAGTACGGCACCACCGTCGCCGGGCGCGCCATGGGCGCCATAGAAGCGGCCAAACTGGGCGCCAAAGCGGTGCTTATCCGCTCGGTTGGCACCGGCCTTAGCCGCTTTCCCCACACCGGCATGATGCGCTACCAGGACGATGTCACCAAGATCCCGGCCGCCGCCCTTGCCGTGCCCGATGCCAACCTGGTGGCCGCCATGCTGCAAGCTGGCAAACCGGTCAAACTGCACCTGACCATGACCGCCGAGCCCGGCCCGCAAACCACAGTGCATAACGTGATAGCAGAAGTCACCGGCAGCGAAAAGCCCGACGAAATAGTGCTCATCGCCGGCCACCTGGACTCCTGGGACGAAGGCCAGGGCGCCATCGACGACGGCGCCGGTATCGCCATTGCCGCAGCTGCAGGCAAGCTCATCAAGGACTTGCCCAAGCGTCCCAAGCGCACCATCCGGGTGGTGTTTTTCGCCGCCGAAGAAACCGGCCTTTGGGGCGGCAAAGCCTATGTTGAGCAGCACAAAGGCAAAGACTTGGCCAAGCACGTGCTGGCTGGCGAGTCCGACTTTGGCGCCGACCGGGTTTATCGCATCGACACCCGCTTAGGCCCTGAAGGCGAGGCGCTGCGCAGCGCCCTTAACAAGGTGCTGAGCCCCATCGGTGTAGACATGGGCGACAACCAGGCCGGTGGCGGCTCGGAAGTGAGCCTGCTGCCCTACCAGGGCGTGCCGGTCGTTAGCCTGCGCCAAGACGGCACCTACTACTTTGACTACCACCACACCGCCGACGACACCCTCAACAAGATTGACCCGGCCCAGTTGGCCCAGAACGTGGCGGCCTGGGTAGCCACTGTCTATCTTGCCGCGCAGAACGATAGCCCGCTGCGCCCCATTCCCGAAGGCAACTTCGGCGAATAA
- a CDS encoding UDP-2,3-diacylglucosamine diphosphatase: MTQPHRAVFLSDLHLGSKDCKADYLLALLRDLHCDTLYLLGDVIDLWAMSKRSHWPASHSQVLLEFERLAAKGTRILYIPGNHDAPLRRFCGRALANMAVERRGRHTLKDGRVLLLTHGDEFDAAVCLGRFEALVGNLGYDVLMWLNRLCQGLRRRLGLSYWSLAGYIKKRIGKAQAAIGRYRQAAIQAAEQAGCAGVVLGHIHQPAMEHCQGLLYLNTGDFVDSCSFIVEKADGELELIHWTEQQKVLAQSQQGALVEAA; this comes from the coding sequence ATGACCCAGCCACACCGCGCCGTATTCCTGTCGGATCTGCACCTTGGCAGCAAGGACTGCAAAGCCGATTATCTGCTGGCCCTGCTCAGGGACCTGCATTGCGACACGCTGTACCTGCTTGGAGATGTCATTGATCTCTGGGCCATGAGTAAACGCAGCCACTGGCCGGCCAGCCACTCCCAGGTGTTGCTGGAGTTTGAACGGCTCGCCGCCAAAGGCACCCGCATTCTCTATATTCCCGGCAACCACGACGCCCCGCTCAGGCGCTTTTGCGGCCGGGCCCTGGCCAACATGGCGGTTGAGCGCCGGGGCCGCCACACCCTTAAAGACGGCCGGGTCCTGCTGCTGACCCACGGCGACGAGTTTGACGCTGCGGTCTGCCTGGGCCGCTTCGAGGCACTGGTGGGCAACCTCGGCTACGACGTGCTGATGTGGCTGAACCGGCTGTGCCAGGGGCTGCGCCGGCGTTTGGGGCTGTCTTACTGGTCGCTGGCCGGTTATATCAAAAAACGTATCGGCAAGGCTCAGGCCGCCATTGGCCGTTATCGCCAAGCCGCCATTCAGGCTGCCGAGCAGGCGGGCTGCGCCGGGGTGGTACTGGGCCATATTCACCAGCCAGCCATGGAGCACTGCCAGGGATTGCTCTATCTCAACACCGGCGACTTCGTGGACAGCTGCTCTTTTATCGTCGAGAAAGCAGACGGTGAGCTGGAGCTTATCCATTGGACAGAGCAACAGAAGGTGTTGGCCCAAAGCCAGCAAGGCGCCTTGGTTGAGGCGGCCTGA
- a CDS encoding GNAT family N-acyltransferase: MFTVENVLERHFPQLPYKKALTPVLRQLLKEKEFHQFKEQHRHAKGLDFVEEVLNYFDFSYQVADREKERIPANGRVVIIANHPIGSLDGLALLKLVSEVRRDVKVVANALLSEVEPLQSLLCPVNNMVGSTQKSQLLAIQECLNQNQAVIIFPSGEVSRLRPQGVRDTRWQSGFLRLARQSKAPILPIRLEARNSALFYSTSMLYKPLATSLLVQEMFKQRHKKLQVHIGELIPHSQLDSIQALPKRTQIKLFKKHLYRVGTQKRLPFKTETAIAPREDRQVLLQVLSHCQLLGQTPDGMQIHLYHYQPDCPLMREIGRLREIAFRAVGEGTGKRRDIDPFDVNYLHLVLWDPKRLEIAGAYRLADAKRLGREGLYSQTLFNYGPDMDPILEQGLELGRSFVQPAYWGKRALDYLWLGIGAFLAKNPHYRYLFGPVSLSANFPPAARDLMVYFYRHYFGKDNLSTRHHTPYQLDSQTLEALTATFKGDDYKHDFVQLKDKLASMGASVPTLYKQYADVCEPGGVKFLDFGVDPDFGDCVDGLVLVDVSQLKDNKRARYIDSHQ, translated from the coding sequence ATGTTCACCGTCGAAAATGTACTGGAACGTCATTTTCCCCAGCTGCCTTACAAAAAGGCGCTGACCCCGGTTCTCCGCCAGCTGCTTAAAGAAAAGGAATTTCACCAGTTTAAAGAGCAGCATCGCCACGCCAAGGGCCTGGATTTTGTCGAAGAAGTGCTGAACTACTTCGATTTCTCCTACCAGGTGGCTGACCGCGAAAAAGAGCGGATCCCGGCAAACGGCCGGGTGGTGATCATCGCCAACCACCCTATCGGCTCCCTGGACGGCCTGGCGCTGTTAAAGCTGGTCAGTGAAGTGCGCCGCGATGTGAAAGTGGTGGCCAACGCCTTGCTGAGCGAAGTCGAGCCGCTGCAATCCTTGCTGTGCCCGGTCAACAACATGGTGGGCAGCACTCAAAAAAGCCAGCTGCTGGCCATTCAAGAATGCCTGAACCAAAACCAGGCGGTGATCATCTTCCCGTCTGGGGAAGTGTCCCGGCTGCGCCCCCAAGGGGTGCGTGACACCCGCTGGCAATCAGGCTTTTTACGCCTGGCCCGCCAGAGCAAGGCGCCCATCCTGCCCATTCGCCTCGAAGCCCGTAACTCGGCGCTGTTTTACTCCACCTCCATGCTCTACAAGCCGCTGGCCACTAGCCTTTTAGTGCAAGAGATGTTCAAGCAGCGCCACAAGAAGCTGCAGGTGCATATCGGCGAGCTGATCCCCCACAGCCAGCTCGACAGCATCCAGGCCCTGCCCAAGCGCACCCAAATAAAGCTCTTTAAAAAGCACCTGTACCGGGTGGGTACCCAAAAGCGCCTGCCATTTAAAACCGAAACCGCCATCGCCCCCCGTGAAGACCGCCAGGTGCTATTGCAGGTGCTGAGCCACTGCCAACTGCTGGGCCAGACCCCGGACGGCATGCAAATTCACCTTTATCACTACCAGCCAGACTGCCCTTTGATGCGTGAAATTGGCCGGCTGCGGGAGATCGCCTTTCGCGCCGTGGGTGAAGGCACCGGCAAGCGCCGCGATATCGACCCGTTCGACGTCAACTACCTGCACCTGGTGCTGTGGGACCCAAAACGCCTGGAGATCGCCGGCGCCTACCGCCTGGCCGATGCCAAGCGCCTTGGCCGTGAAGGCCTGTACAGCCAAACCCTATTCAATTACGGCCCGGACATGGACCCCATCCTCGAGCAGGGCCTGGAGCTTGGCCGCAGCTTCGTGCAGCCGGCCTACTGGGGCAAACGGGCCCTTGATTACCTGTGGCTCGGCATTGGCGCCTTCCTGGCCAAAAACCCCCACTACCGTTACCTGTTCGGGCCGGTGTCGCTGTCGGCCAACTTCCCGCCGGCAGCCAGGGATCTGATGGTGTACTTCTATCGCCACTATTTCGGTAAGGACAACCTCAGCACCCGCCACCACACCCCCTATCAGTTGGATAGCCAAACCCTCGAGGCGCTGACCGCCACTTTTAAGGGTGACGATTACAAGCACGACTTCGTGCAGCTCAAGGACAAACTGGCCAGCATGGGCGCCAGCGTCCCTACCCTCTACAAGCAATACGCCGACGTGTGCGAGCCAGGCGGCGTCAAGTTCCTGGATTTCGGGGTAGACCCGGACTTTGGCGACTGCGTCGACGGCCTGGTGCTGGTGGATGTCAGCCAGCTCAAGGACAACAAGCGCGCCCGCTACATCGACAGCCATCAGTGA